One region of Pseudomonadota bacterium genomic DNA includes:
- a CDS encoding serine hydrolase produces MVYKGSMVRFILIIVLIFPLYVAADENITAASYLLVEADSFDIISGKDYHLKLPPASTTKVMTTIVAIENLNGDEMIVPNRKVIKFPRSKLYLIPGKKYTSIDLIKGAMIESANDAAYTLASYIGGTEENFAQMMNEKAKEIGARNTQFKNASGLFVDGQYTTCYDLALMFKYALSNDRFKEIVTMKYFLFHNSKKSVKYKNHNRFLFCFEPAIGGKTGFTRASKYCYVGAFEKDGKVYILSLLGSKNLWGDAVEILRELYEKLPSEKEIKLAKANSITLSSLKEKKDKKPVVKKKYKKSKKSKKKSADLNEV; encoded by the coding sequence ATGGTATATAAAGGCTCAATGGTAAGATTTATTTTAATTATTGTCTTGATCTTTCCACTTTACGTCGCAGCAGATGAGAATATCACAGCAGCCTCATATTTACTCGTGGAAGCAGATTCTTTTGATATAATATCCGGGAAAGATTATCACTTAAAATTACCTCCTGCCAGCACTACAAAGGTTATGACAACAATTGTGGCTATTGAAAATCTTAACGGGGACGAGATGATAGTGCCAAACAGGAAGGTGATTAAATTCCCACGATCAAAGCTCTATCTTATCCCTGGAAAGAAATACACATCTATTGATTTGATAAAGGGGGCAATGATTGAATCAGCGAATGATGCTGCATATACACTTGCTTCTTATATTGGGGGAACTGAGGAAAATTTTGCACAAATGATGAACGAAAAGGCAAAAGAGATTGGTGCGAGAAACACACAGTTTAAAAATGCATCAGGTCTTTTTGTTGACGGACAATATACTACCTGTTATGACCTTGCATTGATGTTTAAATATGCCTTATCAAATGATAGGTTCAAAGAGATAGTGACGATGAAATACTTTTTGTTTCATAATAGTAAAAAAAGCGTGAAGTATAAGAACCACAACAGATTTCTCTTTTGTTTTGAACCAGCAATTGGCGGGAAGACTGGCTTTACAAGGGCATCAAAATATTGTTATGTAGGCGCCTTTGAAAAGGATGGAAAGGTTTATATTCTTTCCCTTCTCGGCAGCAAAAATTTATGGGGAGATGCTGTTGAAATATTGAGAGAACTTTATGAAAAACTCCCGTCAGAGAAGGAAATAAAACTGGCAAAGGCAAATTCAATTACCCTTTCTTCATTGAAGGAAAAAAAAGATAAAAAACCTGTAGTGAAAAAGAAATATAAAAAATCTAAGAAGAGTAAGAAAAAATCAGCAGATCTTAATGAAGTTTAA
- a CDS encoding M48 family metalloprotease, producing the protein MKFKCLIVIVLFLLFLPLKIYGLSLEEERKYGKEIYLEITKSAALNNDPYVALYLRTMKDRLEGVASLPFPIVLTIIESQAVDAFATIGGYVYITTGLIGLCDKEQELAGVLAHEFAHIGRRHVAKSLEKQKYINVGMLASMLLSALVGARESAATLAAGMGAAQAMSLKYTREDEEEADRVGSTNADRAGYGGLGIAEFLKKIRATGTDQIVPQYLLTHPYHEERIIKIESMWGESRVTVNTTFFPYLLVRAKILHKQLGGGMEEIWINRYLKDKNDPLNAYAVSLIYSLKGNIGESMDVAKEINSPYKNLLLGELLLNAHRFKDAIDTLKDETDPISRYFLARAYEGDGERAMAANVLKGLLQYGETYPEIFYRLGMLLGRMGQEGEGYEYLGRYYLEIGKYDIAKTHLEKAVTKYGINSRESKEILKILDELKKANW; encoded by the coding sequence ATGAAGTTTAAATGTTTAATCGTAATAGTATTATTCTTATTGTTCCTTCCCCTTAAGATATATGGGTTGAGTTTAGAGGAAGAAAGAAAATATGGGAAGGAGATATATCTTGAAATAACAAAATCCGCTGCCCTTAACAATGACCCGTATGTAGCTTTATATCTACGCACAATGAAGGACAGGCTTGAAGGTGTAGCCAGTTTACCCTTTCCAATTGTTCTTACTATTATTGAATCGCAGGCTGTTGACGCCTTTGCGACGATAGGGGGTTATGTTTACATCACTACCGGACTTATAGGGCTGTGCGATAAGGAGCAGGAGCTGGCAGGTGTACTGGCCCATGAGTTTGCCCATATTGGGAGAAGGCATGTAGCGAAGAGTTTGGAGAAACAGAAATATATAAATGTTGGAATGCTTGCCTCGATGCTTCTAAGTGCGTTGGTTGGAGCAAGAGAAAGCGCTGCCACGCTTGCGGCAGGCATGGGTGCTGCCCAGGCTATGTCTCTGAAATACACCCGTGAGGATGAGGAAGAGGCAGATAGAGTAGGTTCAACTAATGCGGATAGGGCAGGATATGGCGGTCTTGGTATTGCTGAATTTCTGAAAAAAATAAGGGCCACAGGAACCGATCAGATTGTCCCACAGTACCTGTTAACGCACCCCTATCATGAAGAAAGAATTATAAAAATTGAGAGCATGTGGGGAGAGAGCAGGGTAACAGTAAATACAACATTTTTTCCATATCTGCTTGTAAGGGCAAAGATCCTCCATAAACAACTCGGGGGTGGCATGGAAGAGATATGGATAAATAGATATTTAAAAGACAAAAATGATCCCCTCAATGCTTACGCTGTATCCCTGATATACTCATTGAAAGGGAATATAGGTGAATCAATGGATGTTGCAAAGGAGATTAATTCACCATATAAAAATCTACTTTTAGGCGAGTTGTTGTTAAATGCACACAGATTTAAGGATGCAATAGATACCTTAAAGGATGAAACCGATCCTATATCCCGTTATTTTCTTGCAAGGGCATATGAAGGGGATGGGGAGAGGGCAATGGCAGCAAATGTTTTAAAGGGATTGTTGCAGTATGGTGAGACATATCCTGAAATATTTTACAGACTGGGCATGCTGTTGGGGAGGATGGGGCAAGAAGGAGAAGGATATGAATATCTTGGCAGGTATTATTTAGAAATTGGAAAGTATGACATTGCCAAAACCCATTTAGAAAAAGCCGTAACGAAATATGGAATAAACTCGAGAGAGTCGAAAGAGATATTGAAAATACTTGACGAATTAAAGAAAGCAAATTGGTAG